The Xanthomonas sp. DAR 34887 genome has a segment encoding these proteins:
- a CDS encoding arginase family protein, with product MSAPVLLDLDDSLGAVPGALRLPLQAWCDGLRFACSLRRLRRFGAALDGLLPARHGTVLLGSGDFHHLSLPLIVRQAQRAQAPLRVVVFDNHPDNMRFPFAVHCGSWVWRVAALPQVARVEVVGITSGDVGASHAWENHLRPLYRGKLRYWCSGVDVDWARRLGLGRAVRGFGSSMEMIDAFLQHLRSTPMPTYLSLDKDVLDPQDARTNWDQGELRVPHLLTAIAYLHGQLLGSDITGEVSEARYPQWWKRRLAALDAQPAPSLQSLAAWQAQQHEVNLRLLEALAEAGLPR from the coding sequence ATGAGCGCACCGGTACTGCTGGACCTGGACGACTCCCTTGGCGCGGTGCCGGGCGCGTTGCGCCTGCCGCTGCAGGCGTGGTGCGACGGGCTGCGCTTCGCCTGTTCGCTGCGCCGGCTGCGGCGTTTCGGCGCCGCGCTCGACGGCTTGCTGCCGGCGCGGCACGGCACCGTGCTGCTCGGCAGCGGCGATTTCCATCATCTGAGCCTGCCGCTGATCGTGCGCCAGGCGCAGCGGGCACAGGCGCCGCTGCGGGTGGTGGTGTTCGACAATCACCCGGACAACATGCGCTTCCCGTTCGCGGTGCATTGCGGCTCGTGGGTGTGGCGGGTCGCGGCGCTGCCGCAGGTGGCGCGGGTGGAGGTGGTCGGCATCACATCCGGCGATGTCGGCGCATCGCATGCCTGGGAAAACCATCTGCGGCCGCTGTACCGCGGCAAGCTGCGCTACTGGTGCAGCGGCGTCGACGTGGACTGGGCGCGGCGCCTGGGCCTGGGCCGCGCGGTGCGCGGCTTCGGCTCCAGCATGGAGATGATCGACGCCTTCCTGCAACACCTGCGCAGCACGCCGATGCCGACCTACCTGTCGCTGGACAAGGACGTGCTGGACCCGCAGGACGCGCGCACCAACTGGGACCAGGGCGAACTGCGGGTGCCGCACCTGCTCACCGCCATCGCCTACCTGCACGGGCAACTGCTTGGCAGCGACATCACCGGCGAGGTATCGGAAGCGCGGTATCCGCAGTGGTGGAAGCGGCGCCTGGCGGCGCTGGATGCGCAGCCAGCGCCGTCGCTGCAATCGCTGGCCGCGTGGCAGGCGCAGCAGCACGAGGTGAACCTGCGGCTGCTGGAAGCGCTGGCGGAGGCCGGGCTGCCGCGGTAG
- a CDS encoding GNAT family N-acetyltransferase: protein MPFVSQLEPQALQQQFLAHPPQAFQARTLEHGVPAFEAEFDLLTTADPALRARVAGWPLQRLWRHWLRPRTSFVGSTVSEYAWLPRAADPAQLPGQWRRQLGRQRPLLIVKDIPQHSPLLDATDNAWAHVFLEACARSGYVLLRGQALAWVPIDFASTDEYLARLSRGRRRNIRRKLRSRADLEIEALPTGAAFADPALRAHCYALYLEVYAQSEVHFDLLTAAFFDALLTDADAGGLVFTYRHQGRLIGWNLCYVHEGRLLDKYIGLHYPDAREHNLYALSWMHNLDYACRHGLRAYVAGWTDPEVKAQLGASFTYTWHAVYLRNPLLRIALRRLRPLFEADDVGVADTDADLAE, encoded by the coding sequence ATGCCTTTCGTAAGCCAACTGGAACCGCAGGCGCTGCAGCAGCAGTTCCTCGCACACCCGCCGCAGGCCTTCCAGGCCCGTACCCTGGAGCACGGCGTGCCGGCGTTCGAGGCCGAGTTCGACCTGCTGACCACCGCCGATCCGGCGCTGCGCGCGCGCGTGGCCGGCTGGCCGCTGCAACGGCTGTGGCGGCACTGGCTGCGGCCGCGCACCAGCTTCGTCGGCAGCACCGTCAGCGAATACGCCTGGCTGCCGCGCGCGGCCGACCCGGCGCAGTTGCCCGGCCAGTGGCGGAGGCAGCTGGGGCGCCAGCGCCCGCTGCTGATCGTCAAGGACATCCCGCAGCACTCGCCGCTGCTCGACGCCACCGACAACGCCTGGGCGCACGTGTTCCTGGAGGCCTGCGCGCGCAGCGGCTACGTGCTGCTGCGCGGGCAGGCGCTGGCCTGGGTGCCGATCGATTTCGCCTCCACCGACGAGTACCTGGCACGCCTGTCGCGCGGCCGCCGCCGCAACATCCGCCGCAAGCTGCGCTCGCGTGCGGACCTGGAGATCGAGGCCCTGCCGACCGGCGCCGCCTTCGCCGACCCGGCGCTGCGCGCGCACTGCTACGCGCTGTATCTGGAGGTCTATGCGCAGAGCGAGGTGCACTTCGACCTGCTGACCGCCGCGTTCTTCGATGCGCTGCTGACCGATGCCGACGCCGGCGGCCTGGTGTTCACCTATCGCCACCAGGGCCGGCTGATCGGCTGGAACCTGTGTTACGTGCACGAGGGGCGGCTGCTGGACAAGTACATCGGCCTGCACTATCCGGATGCGCGCGAGCACAACCTGTACGCGCTGAGCTGGATGCACAACCTGGACTACGCCTGCCGCCATGGCCTGCGCGCCTATGTCGCCGGCTGGACCGATCCGGAAGTGAAGGCGCAACTCGGCGCCAGCTTCACCTACACCTGGCATGCGGTGTATCTGCGCAACCCGCTGCTGCGCATCGCGCTGCGGCGGCTGCGGCCGCTGTTCGAAGCCGACGATGTCGGCGTTGCCGACACCGATGCCGACCTGGCGGAATGA
- a CDS encoding acyl carrier protein, translated as MTPSIETQIHSIVAKHGEIDPAGLSPDTKLQDLGVDSLEAIEILFDIEEHFDITFPQRDPNLDDGSLGKLAEAVQQALDAKAAAAALAPVH; from the coding sequence ATGACCCCGTCTATCGAGACTCAGATCCACAGCATCGTCGCCAAGCATGGCGAGATCGACCCCGCCGGCCTGAGCCCGGACACCAAACTGCAGGACCTGGGCGTGGATTCGCTCGAGGCGATCGAAATCCTGTTCGACATCGAGGAACACTTCGACATCACCTTCCCGCAGCGCGATCCGAACCTGGACGACGGCTCGCTGGGTAAGCTGGCCGAAGCGGTGCAGCAGGCGCTGGACGCCAAGGCGGCCGCCGCGGCGCTGGCACCGGTGCACTGA
- a CDS encoding beta-ketoacyl-[acyl-carrier-protein] synthase family protein yields MQRSAQGHRVVVTGMGAVSALGLGADTLWRGMCEGRSGIAALATPDPQATLKMRLAASVPDFAPQAAQLGGIAPGQLDRMTQMALVAAYEAVAQSGLEVDGAGAVRGAVVIGTGVGAELSRDEQSRRLYREQAERLHPLTIVRSMNNAPVSQISIAFGLRGPAFAVASACASANHALAQAALLIRHGLADVAIAGGSEACFSLPLIRAWEAMRVVSDDTCRPFCAQRSGLVLGEGAGIFVLESAAHAAARGAAALAELAGFGMSADAHDIVAPSADGAAAAMRLALQDAGLQPQQIDYINAHGTGTLANDRCETQAIRQVFDSHADALAVTSTKAVHGHALGAAGALELVAAIGALREQRVPPTANFLDPDPDCDLDYVPNRARAQQVRAVLSNSFAFGGLNAVLALRAAG; encoded by the coding sequence ATGCAGCGCTCGGCGCAGGGACACCGCGTCGTCGTCACCGGGATGGGCGCGGTCAGCGCGCTCGGCCTGGGTGCCGATACCTTGTGGCGCGGCATGTGCGAAGGCCGTAGCGGCATCGCCGCGCTGGCCACGCCCGATCCGCAGGCCACGCTGAAGATGCGCCTGGCCGCCAGCGTGCCCGATTTCGCACCGCAGGCGGCGCAGTTGGGCGGCATCGCGCCGGGCCAGCTGGATCGCATGACGCAGATGGCGCTGGTCGCGGCCTACGAGGCCGTGGCCCAGTCCGGCCTGGAGGTGGACGGCGCCGGCGCCGTACGCGGCGCGGTGGTGATCGGCACCGGCGTCGGCGCCGAACTGAGCCGCGACGAACAATCGCGTCGGCTGTACCGCGAGCAGGCCGAGCGCCTGCATCCGCTGACCATCGTGCGCAGCATGAACAACGCCCCGGTCAGCCAGATCAGCATCGCCTTCGGCCTGCGCGGCCCGGCCTTCGCCGTTGCCAGCGCCTGCGCCTCGGCCAACCACGCGCTGGCGCAGGCGGCGCTGCTGATCCGCCACGGCCTGGCCGACGTGGCCATCGCCGGCGGCAGCGAAGCCTGCTTCAGCCTGCCGCTGATCCGCGCCTGGGAAGCAATGCGCGTGGTCAGCGACGACACCTGCCGGCCGTTCTGCGCGCAGCGCAGCGGCCTGGTGCTGGGCGAAGGCGCCGGCATCTTCGTGCTGGAAAGCGCCGCGCATGCGGCCGCGCGCGGCGCGGCGGCGCTGGCCGAACTGGCCGGCTTCGGCATGAGTGCCGACGCCCACGACATCGTCGCGCCCAGCGCCGACGGCGCCGCCGCGGCGATGCGCCTGGCGCTGCAGGACGCGGGACTGCAGCCGCAGCAGATCGACTACATCAACGCCCACGGCACCGGCACCCTGGCCAACGACCGCTGCGAGACGCAGGCGATCCGCCAGGTGTTCGACAGCCACGCCGATGCGCTGGCGGTGACTTCGACCAAGGCGGTGCACGGACATGCGCTGGGCGCCGCCGGCGCGCTGGAGCTGGTCGCGGCGATCGGCGCGTTGCGCGAGCAGCGGGTCCCGCCGACCGCCAACTTCCTCGATCCGGATCCGGACTGCGACCTGGACTACGTGCCCAACCGGGCCCGCGCGCAACAGGTGCGCGCGGTGCTCAGCAATTCCTTCGCCTTCGGCGGACTCAACGCGGTGCTGGCGCTGCGCGCGGCCGGCTGA
- a CDS encoding aspartate aminotransferase family protein yields the protein MLADEAEYCSFGDTVHYSEPPRIFAHCDGSYLYDTEEVPYLDLQMWYSAVNFGYANPRLNAALKRQIDSLPQVASQYLHPTKIELAKTIALDAERKWGRKGRVHFNVGGAQSVEDSLKLVRNATGGKSLMFAFEGGYHGRTLGASAITSSYRYRRRFGHFDRAQFIEFPYHFRGPKGMSKEEYGEQCVAKFERLFETEYNGVWDPKAGQCEYAAFYVEPIQGTGGYVIPPPNFFTGLKKVLDKYGILLVVDEIQMGFFRTGKLWAIEHFGVTPDVLVFGKALTNGLNPLAGIWAREELINPTVFPPGSTHSTFASNPLGTAVGLETMRMLAETDYESMVMAKGAHFLDGLRDLQTRHPEIGDVDGLGLALRAEICQADGFTPNRKLLDTMVDMGLEGELRHNGKRIGLVLDVGGYYKNVITLAPSLHISHDEIDLGLSLLDQLLTRAKRVA from the coding sequence ATGCTGGCCGATGAAGCCGAGTACTGCTCGTTCGGTGATACCGTGCACTACAGCGAGCCGCCGCGGATCTTCGCGCACTGCGACGGCAGCTACCTGTACGACACCGAAGAGGTGCCGTACCTGGACCTGCAGATGTGGTACTCGGCGGTCAACTTCGGCTACGCCAATCCGCGCCTGAACGCTGCCCTGAAGCGGCAGATCGACAGCCTGCCGCAGGTGGCCAGCCAGTACCTGCACCCGACCAAGATCGAGCTGGCCAAGACCATCGCGCTGGATGCCGAACGCAAGTGGGGCCGCAAGGGCCGCGTGCACTTCAACGTCGGCGGCGCGCAGTCGGTGGAGGATTCGCTGAAGCTGGTGCGCAACGCCACCGGCGGCAAGAGCCTGATGTTCGCCTTCGAGGGTGGCTACCACGGCCGCACACTGGGCGCCTCGGCGATCACCTCCTCGTATCGCTACCGGCGCCGTTTCGGCCATTTCGACCGCGCCCAGTTCATCGAATTCCCGTACCACTTCCGCGGCCCCAAGGGCATGTCCAAGGAAGAATACGGCGAGCAGTGCGTGGCCAAGTTCGAGCGCCTGTTCGAGACCGAGTACAACGGCGTGTGGGATCCCAAGGCCGGGCAGTGCGAATACGCCGCGTTCTACGTCGAGCCGATCCAGGGCACCGGCGGCTACGTGATCCCGCCGCCGAACTTCTTCACCGGTTTGAAGAAGGTGCTGGACAAGTACGGCATCCTGCTGGTGGTGGACGAGATCCAGATGGGCTTCTTCCGCACCGGCAAGCTGTGGGCGATCGAGCATTTCGGGGTGACCCCGGACGTGCTGGTGTTCGGCAAGGCGCTGACCAACGGCCTCAATCCGCTGGCCGGCATCTGGGCGCGCGAAGAGCTGATCAACCCGACCGTGTTCCCGCCGGGTTCGACCCATTCCACCTTCGCCTCCAATCCGCTCGGCACCGCGGTGGGCCTGGAGACGATGCGTATGCTGGCCGAGACCGACTACGAGTCGATGGTCATGGCCAAGGGCGCGCACTTCCTCGACGGCCTGCGCGACCTGCAGACGCGCCATCCGGAAATCGGCGACGTCGACGGCCTGGGCCTGGCGCTGCGCGCGGAGATCTGCCAGGCGGACGGCTTCACCCCGAACCGCAAGCTGCTCGACACGATGGTGGACATGGGCCTGGAAGGCGAGCTGCGCCACAACGGCAAGCGCATCGGCCTGGTGCTGGACGTGGGCGGCTACTACAAGAACGTGATCACCCTGGCGCCGTCGCTGCACATCAGCCACGACGAGATCGATCTGGGCCTGTCGCTGCTGGACCAGTTGCTGACCCGCGCCAAGCGGGTGGCATGA
- a CDS encoding MtnX-like HAD-IB family phosphatase, protein MRVQWKILCDFDGTVSLQDVTDTLLERLGQPGWRALEEDWVAGRIGARECMSGQVALLDGDVDALHRVLDEVRIDPAFVRFVDLARDLGMPLSIVSDGLDYPIARILARHGLHQLPIIANRLLRTDAGRWRMASPHAQPGCASGTCKCAVMAQQEPAHATLLIGDGRSDFCVAGKADLVFAKDGLLRHCRASGIAHRAIDGFDDAIALLHELAAPAVASARLPLPVPQRA, encoded by the coding sequence TTGCGCGTCCAGTGGAAAATTCTTTGCGATTTCGACGGTACCGTGTCGCTGCAGGATGTGACCGATACCTTGCTCGAGCGGCTCGGCCAGCCTGGCTGGCGCGCGTTGGAAGAGGATTGGGTGGCCGGGCGCATCGGTGCGCGCGAGTGCATGAGCGGGCAGGTGGCGTTGCTCGACGGGGACGTGGATGCGCTCCACCGCGTGCTCGACGAGGTCCGCATCGATCCGGCGTTCGTGCGCTTCGTCGATCTGGCGCGCGATTTGGGCATGCCGCTGAGCATCGTCAGCGACGGCCTGGACTACCCGATCGCGCGGATCCTGGCGCGGCACGGCTTGCATCAGTTGCCGATCATCGCCAACCGCCTGCTGCGCACCGACGCCGGACGCTGGCGCATGGCCTCGCCGCACGCGCAGCCCGGCTGCGCCAGCGGCACCTGCAAGTGCGCGGTCATGGCCCAGCAGGAACCGGCGCACGCCACTTTGCTGATCGGCGACGGCCGCTCCGATTTCTGCGTGGCCGGCAAGGCCGATCTCGTATTCGCCAAGGACGGCCTTTTGCGCCATTGCCGCGCCAGCGGCATCGCACATCGCGCGATCGACGGGTTCGACGACGCCATCGCCCTGCTGCACGAACTCGCCGCGCCTGCCGTCGCCAGTGCGCGCCTCCCACTCCCCGTTCCCCAACGAGCCTGA
- a CDS encoding AraC family transcriptional regulator, whose protein sequence is MAASPVLRRARLPGDLFARQNVRLDPESFFRLWVAIEDEAASIDADVPVALQIAKVMSSDWFDPELFAALCSSNMWGALDRIAKYVRLIAPMIIRIERALDHTTVCIDFLDNTVPPPPVFLAFKLVFFVQLARLATRSPVRPLRVSLPSAMQAGADHARAYQAYFGVPVSEAPLATLVFANVDMQRPFLTENHKMWMFFEPSFRQRLADLDKSAGMAERVRSTLLETLPAGEASMQVVSRKLAVSTRTLQRKLQEESVSFQQILDGLRESLAYHYLRNTQMSNAEISFLLGFEDSNSLARAFQAWTGKTPQAVRAECRGGASTAPADPASQPPEG, encoded by the coding sequence TTGGCCGCTTCACCGGTGCTGCGCCGGGCGCGGCTTCCCGGCGATCTTTTCGCGCGCCAGAACGTGCGCCTGGATCCTGAGAGTTTCTTCAGGCTCTGGGTCGCGATCGAGGACGAGGCCGCATCCATCGACGCCGATGTGCCGGTCGCGCTGCAGATCGCGAAGGTAATGTCGTCGGACTGGTTCGATCCGGAACTGTTCGCCGCGCTGTGCAGTTCGAACATGTGGGGGGCGCTGGATCGGATCGCCAAATACGTGCGGCTGATCGCTCCCATGATCATCCGCATCGAGCGCGCTCTCGATCACACCACGGTCTGCATCGATTTCCTGGACAACACCGTGCCGCCGCCGCCGGTGTTCCTTGCGTTCAAACTGGTCTTCTTCGTACAGCTGGCGCGCTTGGCCACGCGCAGCCCGGTGCGGCCGCTGCGCGTGAGTCTGCCGTCGGCGATGCAGGCCGGCGCCGATCACGCGCGCGCCTACCAGGCCTATTTCGGCGTGCCTGTGAGCGAGGCGCCGCTGGCGACACTGGTGTTCGCCAACGTGGACATGCAGCGGCCGTTCCTCACCGAGAACCACAAGATGTGGATGTTCTTCGAGCCGTCCTTCCGGCAACGGCTGGCGGATCTGGACAAGAGCGCGGGCATGGCGGAAAGAGTGCGCAGCACGCTGCTGGAGACGCTGCCGGCCGGCGAGGCGTCCATGCAGGTGGTCAGCCGCAAGCTCGCGGTCAGTACGCGCACCTTGCAGCGCAAGCTGCAGGAGGAGAGCGTCTCGTTCCAGCAGATACTCGATGGCTTGCGCGAGTCTCTCGCGTACCACTATCTGCGCAACACGCAGATGTCGAACGCGGAAATCTCGTTTCTGCTGGGCTTCGAGGATTCCAACTCGCTTGCACGGGCGTTCCAGGCGTGGACCGGGAAGACCCCGCAAGCGGTACGCGCGGAATGCCGTGGCGGCGCGAGCACCGCCCCTGCGGATCCAGCCAGCCAGCCGCCGGAGGGTTGA
- a CDS encoding SDR family NAD(P)-dependent oxidoreductase, with protein MKKTILITGASSGFGLMLARKLHQDGYTVIGTSRQPEKHAHKVPFKLLRLDIDDDASIQAFTQELFASVKRLDVLVNNAGYMVTGIAEETPIEVGRQQFETNFWGTVKVTNALLPHLRKQKSGQIITVSSIVGLIGPPNLSYYSASKHAVEGYFKALRFELNQFDIKVSVVEPVWFKTNLGENAFSSAGGDIADYDAYRKQVRAATQKGIDEAEAPDAVVHTIARLIETKEPKFNNPVGKMTGMILFLQSYAPRMFEGSILKSVRTAS; from the coding sequence ATGAAGAAAACCATTCTGATCACCGGCGCCTCGTCGGGCTTTGGCCTGATGCTCGCCCGCAAGTTGCACCAAGACGGCTACACCGTGATCGGCACCAGCCGCCAGCCGGAGAAGCACGCGCACAAAGTGCCGTTCAAACTGCTGCGCCTGGACATCGACGACGACGCCTCCATCCAAGCGTTCACCCAGGAGCTGTTCGCCTCCGTCAAGCGCCTGGACGTGCTCGTCAACAACGCGGGCTATATGGTCACCGGGATCGCGGAAGAGACCCCCATCGAGGTAGGCCGCCAGCAGTTCGAAACCAACTTCTGGGGCACGGTCAAGGTCACCAATGCCCTGCTGCCCCATCTGCGCAAGCAGAAGAGCGGCCAGATCATCACCGTCAGTTCGATCGTCGGCCTGATCGGCCCGCCGAACCTGTCCTACTACTCGGCTTCCAAGCATGCGGTCGAAGGCTACTTCAAGGCCCTGCGCTTCGAGTTGAACCAATTCGACATCAAGGTCAGCGTCGTCGAGCCGGTGTGGTTCAAGACCAACCTCGGCGAGAACGCGTTCTCCTCCGCCGGCGGCGATATCGCGGACTACGACGCCTACCGCAAGCAGGTGCGCGCGGCCACACAGAAAGGCATCGACGAGGCGGAGGCGCCCGACGCCGTGGTCCACACCATCGCCAGGCTCATCGAGACCAAGGAACCGAAGTTCAACAACCCGGTGGGGAAGATGACCGGAATGATCCTGTTCCTGCAGAGCTATGCGCCCAGGATGTTCGAGGGATCCATTCTCAAGAGCGTCAGGACGGCGAGCTGA
- a CDS encoding nuclear transport factor 2 family protein yields the protein MTTERSAPPAHLIASVPTGQPHAAAHAGLLEWHRIVADLDWERLPDLLAEDVVFRNPAVFEPYRGKATMVTTLRAVFSVLEDFIYLRHFGSETGYVLEFSARIGDERLLGVDLVEFDATGKIVDFMVMMRPAETVMALAAEAGKRLSASPDAAA from the coding sequence GTGACTACCGAACGTTCCGCCCCGCCTGCGCACCTCATCGCAAGCGTCCCTACCGGCCAACCGCACGCGGCGGCCCACGCCGGCCTGCTGGAGTGGCACCGCATCGTGGCCGACCTGGATTGGGAGCGCCTGCCCGACCTGCTGGCCGAGGACGTGGTGTTCCGCAATCCGGCAGTCTTCGAACCGTACCGAGGCAAGGCCACGATGGTGACGACCCTGCGCGCGGTATTCAGCGTGCTCGAGGACTTCATCTACCTGCGGCATTTCGGCAGCGAGACCGGCTACGTGCTGGAATTCAGCGCCCGGATCGGCGACGAGCGCCTGCTCGGCGTGGACCTGGTGGAGTTCGACGCGACCGGCAAGATCGTCGATTTCATGGTCATGATGCGCCCCGCCGAGACGGTCATGGCCCTGGCCGCCGAAGCCGGCAAGCGCTTGTCGGCTAGCCCCGATGCGGCCGCATGA
- a CDS encoding YciI family protein, whose amino-acid sequence MKYYLCKFIPPRSDFLVTMSADEASWMKQHGAFLDDLLAKHVIIAHGPVIDDTGGYGVSLYRIADDEDIAAFTSQDPIVKNGVGHYEHYVMLHLASRA is encoded by the coding sequence ATGAAGTACTACCTGTGCAAGTTCATTCCGCCACGCTCCGATTTCCTGGTGACGATGTCGGCCGACGAGGCGTCGTGGATGAAACAGCATGGCGCGTTTCTCGATGACCTTCTCGCGAAGCACGTCATCATCGCCCACGGTCCGGTGATCGACGACACCGGCGGCTATGGCGTATCGCTGTACCGGATCGCCGACGACGAAGACATCGCCGCGTTCACCTCGCAAGACCCGATCGTGAAGAACGGTGTGGGCCACTACGAACACTACGTCATGCTGCATCTCGCCTCGCGCGCCTGA
- a CDS encoding NAD-dependent succinate-semialdehyde dehydrogenase, producing the protein MAYRTLNPFTEQTIEEFAEHSDSAVEIALAQADALYHSSWSKGEMAPRLAVLARLAALLIENRDMLAKTMALEMGKPVAQGQMEVDLCAWIANHYASSAAQLLKPEPIASDVGEAWAELQPIGVLLAVEPWNFPIYQLTRVVAPAIALGNPVLFKHASIVPQCAALFERLVYQAGAPQGVATNLYVSSAKISELIADPRIQGVALTGSEGAGSKVGARASEMLKKSTLELGGSDVFVVLDDADLAKAVQAGVLSRLINAGQMCTAAKRFIVQRGVADAFTAAFVEGMKRVPMGDPMAQETLLGPLSSAEALDGLARQVEAAVANGAEVLTGGKRADRTGFFYEPTVLTGITKRNPAYYQEFFGPVAQLFVVDDDDAAVALANDSPFGLGGSVFSADVARARALASRIETGMVFINTATTSRPELPFGGIKRSGYGRELGDAGLKEFANRKLVVVSKN; encoded by the coding sequence ATGGCCTACAGAACGCTCAACCCCTTCACCGAACAAACGATCGAGGAATTCGCCGAGCACTCGGACAGCGCAGTCGAAATCGCACTGGCCCAGGCCGACGCGCTCTACCACTCGAGCTGGTCGAAAGGCGAGATGGCGCCCCGCCTCGCCGTGCTCGCACGGCTGGCGGCGCTGCTGATCGAAAACCGCGACATGCTGGCGAAGACCATGGCGCTGGAGATGGGCAAACCGGTCGCGCAGGGGCAGATGGAAGTGGATCTCTGCGCCTGGATCGCGAACCATTATGCGAGCAGCGCCGCGCAACTGCTCAAGCCCGAGCCGATCGCCAGCGATGTCGGCGAGGCCTGGGCGGAACTGCAGCCGATCGGCGTGCTGCTGGCGGTGGAGCCATGGAACTTCCCGATCTACCAGCTCACCCGGGTGGTGGCGCCGGCGATCGCGCTCGGCAATCCGGTGCTGTTCAAGCATGCCAGCATCGTGCCGCAATGCGCCGCCCTGTTCGAACGCCTGGTGTACCAGGCCGGCGCGCCGCAGGGCGTGGCCACGAACCTGTACGTGTCGTCGGCGAAGATTTCCGAACTGATCGCCGATCCGCGCATCCAGGGCGTGGCGCTGACCGGCTCGGAAGGCGCCGGCAGCAAGGTGGGCGCGCGCGCGTCGGAGATGCTCAAGAAATCGACGCTGGAACTGGGCGGCAGCGATGTGTTTGTCGTGCTCGACGACGCCGATCTGGCGAAGGCGGTGCAGGCCGGCGTGCTCTCGCGGCTGATCAATGCTGGCCAGATGTGCACCGCAGCCAAGCGTTTCATCGTCCAGCGCGGCGTCGCGGATGCGTTCACGGCGGCCTTCGTCGAGGGCATGAAGCGCGTGCCGATGGGCGACCCGATGGCGCAGGAGACCTTGCTGGGTCCGCTGTCCTCGGCCGAGGCGCTCGACGGGCTCGCACGCCAGGTCGAAGCAGCCGTTGCCAACGGCGCGGAGGTTCTCACCGGCGGCAAGCGTGCCGATCGCACCGGCTTCTTCTACGAACCCACCGTGCTGACCGGCATCACCAAGCGCAATCCGGCCTACTACCAGGAATTCTTCGGCCCGGTGGCGCAACTCTTCGTCGTCGACGACGACGATGCGGCGGTGGCGCTGGCCAACGATTCGCCGTTCGGCCTGGGCGGATCGGTCTTCTCGGCCGATGTCGCACGCGCACGCGCCCTGGCATCGCGCATCGAGACCGGCATGGTGTTCATCAATACCGCGACGACCTCGCGCCCGGAGTTGCCGTTCGGCGGCATCAAGCGCTCCGGTTACGGACGCGAGCTTGGCGACGCCGGACTCAAGGAGTTCGCGAACCGCAAACTGGTGGTCGTGAGCAAGAACTGA